One Clostridia bacterium genomic region harbors:
- a CDS encoding SIMPL domain-containing protein, with product MGSISVQGKGYATAKPDVVTLSFSVESKARDYADCLDNLNGHTAALRQDLQASGADCAELKTTDFHVGVEHRREKGRYIFEGYSASHRLQIKLPVNKEMLNRVLGTIAQGHSGAEIQIYFSAKDTEGLRQQALAEAVRIARLSAQSLARSAGVKLGKLESIAHGWDEIRVSGPAYGVLCERAPDYAVDIDPKDISVNENVTLVYEFEE from the coding sequence ATGGGCTCTATTTCAGTTCAGGGTAAGGGCTATGCGACGGCCAAGCCGGACGTGGTGACGCTGTCCTTTAGCGTCGAAAGCAAAGCACGAGACTACGCGGACTGCCTGGACAACCTGAACGGGCACACGGCTGCCCTGCGCCAGGACCTGCAGGCGTCGGGCGCTGATTGCGCAGAGTTGAAAACCACTGACTTTCATGTGGGGGTTGAGCATCGACGTGAGAAGGGCCGGTACATATTCGAAGGGTATTCGGCCTCGCACCGCCTGCAGATCAAGTTACCCGTGAACAAGGAAATGCTCAACCGGGTGTTGGGCACGATTGCCCAGGGCCATAGCGGCGCTGAGATACAGATCTACTTCTCAGCCAAGGACACAGAGGGCTTGAGGCAACAGGCTCTCGCAGAGGCGGTCAGAATTGCCAGGCTCAGCGCCCAATCGCTTGCGCGGTCGGCGGGGGTGAAACTGGGGAAGCTCGAGAGCATAGCGCATGGCTGGGACGAGATTCGCGTCTCCGGGCCCGCATACGGTGTGCTGTGCGAAAGAGCTCCGGACTATGCGGTCGACATAGACCCCAAAGACATCTCGGTCAACGAGAATGTGACGCTCGTATATGAGTTCGAGGAGTAG
- a CDS encoding DUF2357 domain-containing protein produces the protein MTVDLVSQLIQQGARCEDGVIRVESDSAYYLSFGDGDAPVWIEQSPLVARLGGGLGLFELNLVNCVGRLRLGPVELDVECAKLTPVQFRTMVDDVSGYLAQLPFSHKGAGSSYERAAESARPIDYHILVYVSNLLRSNLLQAAVAQVVADPHVSFVKQRQHVRVERAHRADSVTVRDICANPRRFEPIRPGSALAASAISIRLEGKPLAGHFPGSVLSSTMIPAVDNPENQFVRHVLESILLVASSVTASVRCTSDIRAEACRVQDGVERLLAYDLFREVSPPRALSLSSQVLQRKAGYREMLTYHSQMMLPPTPAWPDDLERILELKDAAALYEYWVFIQVCKAVEEAAGARSTQASAVANCDPLGVRLARGIRVQFPGDVEVSYNRQFAGYSGPFRPDVTLATPAGMWVFDAKFRLDRKSGFDDSAKVDDICKMHSYRDALPGCRGAYAVYPGDEELMYPAPGGEPSVAVCDRAGSAACVAIDGVGAIPARPGGASA, from the coding sequence GTGACGGTTGATTTGGTCTCCCAGCTCATTCAGCAGGGAGCCCGGTGCGAGGACGGGGTCATCCGGGTTGAGTCCGATTCGGCGTACTACCTCAGCTTCGGCGACGGCGATGCTCCAGTCTGGATTGAGCAGTCGCCACTCGTCGCCAGGCTGGGGGGCGGGCTGGGCCTGTTCGAACTGAACCTGGTGAACTGCGTGGGTCGCCTCCGCCTGGGTCCGGTCGAACTTGACGTCGAATGCGCCAAGCTCACACCCGTCCAGTTCCGCACTATGGTCGATGACGTGTCCGGCTATCTCGCACAGCTGCCCTTCTCGCACAAGGGAGCAGGATCGTCCTATGAGCGCGCGGCCGAGTCGGCGAGGCCCATCGACTATCACATACTCGTCTACGTGAGCAACCTGCTTCGATCCAACCTGCTGCAGGCGGCGGTGGCGCAGGTCGTGGCCGATCCGCACGTGTCGTTTGTCAAGCAGCGGCAGCACGTGCGAGTAGAGCGGGCGCACCGGGCCGACTCAGTCACGGTGCGGGACATATGCGCCAATCCTCGCCGTTTCGAGCCCATACGGCCCGGGTCGGCCCTGGCGGCGAGCGCCATCAGCATACGTCTGGAGGGGAAGCCCCTTGCGGGGCATTTTCCAGGCTCGGTCTTGTCCAGCACCATGATTCCGGCGGTCGACAACCCGGAGAACCAGTTCGTGCGGCATGTCCTCGAGTCCATACTGCTGGTCGCGAGTTCAGTAACGGCGTCTGTACGCTGTACCTCTGACATCCGCGCTGAAGCCTGCCGGGTGCAGGACGGAGTCGAGCGCCTCCTGGCGTACGATCTGTTCCGAGAGGTCTCCCCGCCGCGCGCATTGAGCCTGTCATCGCAGGTGCTGCAACGCAAGGCAGGCTACCGGGAAATGCTCACGTATCACTCGCAGATGATGCTGCCTCCCACGCCTGCCTGGCCAGATGATCTCGAGCGGATTCTGGAGTTGAAGGATGCGGCCGCTCTCTACGAATACTGGGTGTTCATTCAGGTGTGCAAGGCTGTGGAGGAGGCGGCAGGCGCGCGCTCTACCCAGGCGTCGGCGGTAGCGAACTGCGACCCGCTCGGGGTCAGGCTTGCCCGCGGGATTCGCGTCCAGTTCCCCGGGGATGTTGAAGTGAGCTACAACAGGCAGTTTGCAGGATACTCCGGCCCCTTCCGCCCGGACGTGACGCTCGCCACACCCGCCGGCATGTGGGTGTTCGACGCGAAGTTCCGCCTTGATAGGAAGTCGGGATTTGATGACAGCGCAAAGGTCGACGACATCTGCAAGATGCATTCCTATCGCGATGCGCTGCCCGGATGCAGAGGAGCCTATGCGGTCTACCCAGGCGACGAGGAGCTGATGTATCCAGCGCCTGGAGGCGAGCCGTCCGTGGCTGTGTGCGACCGCGCGGGAAGCGCCGCCTGTGTCGCCATCGATGGCGTGGGCGCGATCCCCGCACGGCCGGGCGGAGCCTCTGCGTGA
- a CDS encoding sigma 54-interacting transcriptional regulator yields MNLKPQECKIVAGIFETLSCLVVIDAEGRIVHLNNKYASILGMDPEEARGRLVDNVIPHTRMSTILTTGKEEIGSVFRMKNGETVVCNRYPIRENGEIIGAFAHTTFTRSNDVKAFVERIRELNNELDQCKDNLEKLQGAKYSLQNIIGKTPAIQQVISMVEKAAQTKSTVLITGATGTGKELVAHAIHHESQRRYKPLVRLNCASIPKDLFESELFGYSSRGAACRRPLQLRHRFIRKRQMAPTYRRDGS; encoded by the coding sequence TTGAATTTGAAGCCGCAGGAATGCAAGATAGTTGCTGGCATTTTCGAAACCCTTTCCTGCCTGGTAGTCATAGATGCAGAGGGAAGAATTGTGCATCTAAACAACAAGTATGCCAGTATTCTGGGAATGGATCCGGAAGAAGCCAGGGGACGGTTGGTAGATAATGTCATTCCCCATACGAGAATGAGTACAATTCTGACAACAGGCAAAGAAGAAATCGGTTCGGTCTTTCGAATGAAAAACGGCGAAACTGTAGTATGTAACAGATATCCCATCAGGGAAAACGGTGAGATCATAGGAGCCTTTGCCCACACAACGTTCACAAGATCAAATGATGTGAAGGCGTTTGTCGAACGAATTAGAGAGCTCAACAATGAACTGGATCAATGCAAAGATAATCTTGAGAAGCTGCAAGGGGCCAAGTATTCCTTGCAGAACATCATTGGGAAAACGCCGGCAATCCAGCAGGTTATCAGTATGGTCGAAAAAGCGGCCCAAACAAAGTCCACCGTACTGATAACTGGAGCGACCGGCACTGGCAAAGAACTGGTGGCGCACGCCATTCATCACGAAAGTCAGCGCAGGTATAAGCCCCTCGTTAGGCTTAACTGCGCCTCCATACCGAAAGATCTGTTCGAATCCGAGCTGTTTGGCTATAGCTCACGTGGGGCCGCATGCAGACGGCCACTGCAACTGCGTCACCGCTTCATCCGTAAGCGTCAAATGGCGCCCACCTATCGACGAGACGGGAGTTAG
- a CDS encoding CopG family transcriptional regulator, with protein sequence MPDRNRMHRMQFYIEPRLHDELSSLARHRNVAMAELIREAIASFVARETPRHDDPALRIIGMIDSPDAPGDAAVNHDRYIYRKDWED encoded by the coding sequence ATGCCTGACCGCAATCGCATGCACCGTATGCAGTTCTACATCGAACCTCGGCTCCACGACGAGCTGTCGTCGCTCGCCAGGCATCGCAACGTCGCCATGGCCGAGTTGATTCGCGAAGCTATAGCGAGTTTCGTCGCCAGGGAGACGCCCCGCCACGACGACCCTGCCCTCAGGATAATCGGCATGATTGACTCGCCTGACGCACCGGGCGACGCGGCGGTGAACCATGATCGCTACATCTACCGCAAGGATTGGGAGGACTGA
- a CDS encoding PIN domain-containing protein, translating into MNIRCFVDTSAWFSLLMAADQYHTVVRAEYTQAHSEGSIFITSSLVLGELHTLLTARTGTAAGFWSFRDDIALSDRVHVLHPTSNQLDAAFDLLRRRSDKSYSFVDATSFVLMRDESMHTALSLDGHFAQEGFLVIPTPEKCLHELSQPYFKEPASTVEDRVRSLNR; encoded by the coding sequence ATGAACATCCGCTGCTTCGTTGATACGAGCGCGTGGTTCTCACTGCTCATGGCGGCAGACCAATACCATACAGTTGTGCGAGCCGAGTACACCCAGGCCCATAGCGAGGGAAGTATCTTCATAACCAGCAGTCTTGTGTTGGGCGAATTGCACACACTGCTAACCGCGCGCACCGGTACCGCAGCAGGCTTCTGGTCATTTCGTGACGACATCGCACTAAGTGACCGGGTTCACGTGCTCCATCCAACATCAAACCAGCTTGACGCGGCTTTTGATCTTCTTCGGCGCCGATCAGACAAATCGTACTCATTCGTAGATGCGACATCCTTTGTGCTGATGCGCGATGAGTCCATGCATACTGCGCTCAGTCTCGATGGGCATTTCGCTCAGGAGGGATTCCTTGTTATCCCCACACCTGAGAAGTGTCTACATGAACTTTCCCAGCCCTACTTCAAGGAACCGGCCTCCACGGTTGAAGACAGAGTAAGGTCATTGAACAGGTAA
- a CDS encoding nucleotidyltransferase domain-containing protein, whose protein sequence is MKTHHEELLNAVLDVIESRYAKDVSIMFIYGSYVNGTANEKSDLDMIYVPKTELGWRLARTFMLNGSGNDLWGVNWERLERFANYDDMKVSVIADSRLVYYASEEDKQRYDALKKRAWDTRCGSLTPALVDKAESHLTTAKQYYGELCLGHNLSAAGGVLLEISDVVCLLNHTYLRFGAKRILEEMSALERLPAGFIEAFRAVADVETIEQARAACHTLITLVSGFLSEVEREIVPRPVPAEFAGLYEEISAHWNKIRLSCENGDAINAFLSAASLQDELDRVQRCLGIDITEMRFVDRYNPNSLVEFAQAAQKAEDAFLTLLCDSGVPISSYTTVDQFKHALMDL, encoded by the coding sequence ATGAAAACACACCACGAGGAACTCTTGAATGCGGTGCTCGATGTCATAGAATCCAGATACGCTAAAGACGTAAGCATCATGTTCATATACGGATCATATGTCAACGGAACGGCGAATGAAAAGTCCGACTTGGACATGATTTATGTGCCGAAAACCGAGCTCGGTTGGAGGCTCGCAAGGACCTTCATGCTGAACGGCAGCGGCAACGATCTTTGGGGGGTGAACTGGGAGCGGCTTGAGAGGTTTGCGAACTATGACGATATGAAAGTGTCGGTCATTGCCGACTCGCGACTCGTTTACTATGCTTCGGAGGAAGACAAGCAACGATATGACGCGCTGAAGAAACGCGCTTGGGACACAAGGTGCGGTTCTCTCACGCCTGCGCTTGTCGATAAGGCTGAGAGTCATCTCACGACGGCAAAGCAGTACTATGGCGAGCTTTGCCTTGGACATAATCTGTCAGCGGCCGGAGGGGTATTGCTCGAAATCAGCGACGTTGTTTGCCTGCTGAACCATACTTACCTCCGGTTTGGCGCCAAACGCATTCTCGAGGAGATGTCGGCACTAGAGCGTCTGCCTGCAGGGTTCATTGAGGCCTTTCGAGCGGTAGCCGATGTGGAGACAATCGAACAAGCAAGAGCGGCTTGTCATACCTTGATAACTCTTGTAAGCGGATTCTTATCCGAGGTCGAAAGGGAGATCGTTCCGCGTCCCGTTCCCGCCGAGTTCGCAGGATTGTACGAAGAGATCTCGGCGCACTGGAACAAGATCCGCTTATCGTGTGAGAATGGCGATGCGATCAACGCGTTCTTATCGGCGGCATCCCTTCAGGATGAGCTTGACCGTGTGCAACGCTGTCTTGGCATTGACATTACGGAGATGCGTTTTGTAGACCGGTACAACCCAAACAGCCTTGTTGAGTTCGCACAGGCCGCTCAGAAGGCCGAAGACGCATTCCTCACCCTATTGTGCGACAGTGGAGTTCCGATTTCCAGCTACACCACCGTAGACCAGTTCAAACACGCCCTGATGGACTTGTAG
- a CDS encoding nucleotidyltransferase domain-containing protein — MIDDGIHGWNVPEIREAVFRRSEERAELVRADAMKRAHRIADLLRARYSASAVTLYGSLSEACFHDGSDIDILVEGFRGQYWEMYVMADEMAGPFDLSVVCIEDAADTLIEYARERGIRI, encoded by the coding sequence GTGATTGACGACGGAATCCATGGGTGGAACGTGCCTGAGATTCGAGAGGCGGTGTTCCGACGGTCGGAGGAGCGTGCCGAGCTTGTCAGGGCTGATGCGATGAAAAGAGCGCATCGTATCGCCGATCTTCTGAGGGCTCGCTATTCGGCCTCAGCGGTCACGCTGTACGGCTCCCTTTCTGAAGCCTGCTTCCACGATGGGTCAGACATAGATATCCTCGTTGAAGGGTTCAGAGGTCAATACTGGGAAATGTACGTCATGGCCGATGAGATGGCTGGCCCTTTCGACCTTAGTGTCGTGTGTATCGAAGATGCGGCAGACACGCTGATTGAGTATGCGCGGGAAAGGGGGATCCGCATTTGA